Sequence from the Panicum virgatum strain AP13 chromosome 5N, P.virgatum_v5, whole genome shotgun sequence genome:
CTTTGCCGCATGGCACCGTCCACAACAACCAGCGCGTGGATCTTCTCCACGTCTCCGCAAACAGCAGCCCGCAGCGCGGCCTCGACCGatggcgctggcggcggtgaGCCGCTCGGCGTTGATGCAGCCACTTGCTCCGGGACACCCCGATGGTCCGGCAGCACCTGCGCGGCGCCCAGACGGGCCTCGGCGCGCACCAGGGCGTCGTGGAACTTGGTGAGAGCGAGCCGCAGCGCCGGCCACCAAATTTTTCACCCTCTGGCCACCGCGCCACTTTGGTCTTCCACGGGGAGGACTACGCGCTGTCCAGAGGACCACCGCCCCGAGGCTTTCCGGCACGCCGGCGAGACGAGTTCTTCTACGACACCTCGAGCTGGTGGGCACCCGACGAGGCGACGACTCTCCTCACTTATGCAGCAatgcgccgaccgccgccgccgccatcgattGTCCGTGGCGCGCTTGCTAGCTCCTCTCAAATCATGAGCGCATGCATCCATGCGGCGGCAGTAGGGCTCGCCCGCCTTTCCCTCTTCCACGAGCACGGCGCTCTGTCATCGGGCACGATCGTACGTGCTCGAGTGCCGGTGCCACGCACCATCCATCCCTGCCTCTCCGCCCCGGCAGTGCTCGCTCCAACGTTTATGCCGCACCCATGTGGCCATGCCCATGCACCTAGCCCGCTACACCCTCGGCGTCGAAACCGCCACCGCAGAAGACCCCAGGCATTTTCGTTTGGTTTCGCCATTCGCCTGATTCCCAAGGACCTTcttctcccccgccgccgggtGCTTCGGACGGATGGCCGGCAATGGCGTCTTCCTTCAACCCTCCTGTTACACTGTCACGTGGGCCCGTGCGTGGACGGAAATGATATGAAGGTCTCTGCCGCCCTTTGTCCGGACCAATCTGAGCCGCGCACGACTAATCCAACGGTCAGCGCAAACCCGGgatggacggtaaatgaaacacCGTCCGCCCGGTCGGTATTTCATTTGCCGTCCTCACCGCGTTTCCAGACAGCTTGAACAatggcgccgacgccggcgtgGCTCCAGCCTCCGAGCGTATTCCGACGGGAGCCGGGTCCGGTGCCGCAGTGCGCGGCGTGTTGTCCTGCGATGCGAGGCTAGCTGCGGCGTCAGGGCCCGTCGCCCCATTGGCCGCCGGAGCCTTGACGAGGCCGGCCGGCAACGGTGTCCGTGTCCCTCCCAGGCCCATGGCTCCATCGATCACCTTAGCTTGCAAGTTGGAAGGGACGCGTGGATGGGACCTACCATAAGGATGGCTGAGGCGGCCGGCAGCGAGTGCGGCCTTTAGGGAATGACCCGGCATCCCGTGTCGAATCGGGAAAGAGAATCCGAGTAGGAAATCCTGGAGCGATCAATTCTCCAATCCGACGAAGGTGCCGCGCTTAATTATTACCCGATCCTGCAACGCAACCGTAAAGGATTAAAGGAATCCTATCCTACTCGGTGTTCATGGCGGAAGGCGCAGGGCGTCGGCTTGGGCACGAGCCTGACGACAGAGATCGATCCGAAGTTTCCCTGTTCTTGCCTTGTTGGAAATCTGAGACCAGGCCTGCGCTCGTCTTGCTGCCAAATAAACGACCCAGGTTTCCCTATTCGTGTCTTGCTGGAGATCTGTATAATTGGGCTCGAGGTACTTCCTCTTCCTCTACCTCTCGTCGTCTCCCTCGTCCAGCCTCCATGGACAGCGTCACCCAGTAGCTAGCAGCTGCAGGTTTGCACTACTCTTCAGTCTTCTCTGTAAATTCAGTTAGCAGTTTGGCTTAAGTCATTAGCATAAATTTAGAAGCGCAccctttaatttttttcttggGACGGAGAGAGTATGCGTCAGTATGTAACCGATGCGAACTAATCTGCGCATGGTTGATGATGCCCTTGAATCTTTTGGGGTCCTTCCGTTTCTTGCGACGAGAGAGTTCAGGTCGTCTCTGATGTTTCTTTTGTACAGTAAGCATGCATTCATTTAGGTCTAAAAGAAATAAGTGCCATCAAGCCATGCATTAGAACTCGCTAGTCAGGCCTACGGCGAGACTAGCTATCTGGATAAACCTCTATGGCTTGCCTTTTAACTCGTCCGGACCCAATCATTGTTAAAAACAAATATTATCGCCGTGTTTAGCCAGACCATGATCTACGCCGCCGGGGCTAAAGTGGCTGAATTATTTGGAGGTCAGGCAGGAGTGCAGCACTGTTCCATTGCTTTTGTGCATCCATCATCTCTGTATTACCTAGTAGCTCCTATGAACTCTATACTGATCCAGCTCATAGAAGAAGTTGCCAGCAGGTTGTAGCATGGCAATGGCAAGACCGGAGGCGGAGGGAGAAAGCTGGACGCTGCCGGCCGCGAACaacggccgccgcggcgtctccggcgagcttcTCCCGGCGTTCGGCGAACCGTTCCCTCCTTCCGTCGGGAACATCATCAACCCTTACGACTGCCGCTACAGGTACATACACGTCTCGTGTTATACTACGCCCTGCGTGCGCACGTGGACGTCTCGATCCATGCACGAGCTGACGTGTCCGCGCACGCTGCTGGCCGGGCCCGGGCCGGTCTCTCTGCTCCCAGGTGGTGGAACGGGTTCCTGATCGTTCTGGTGCTGTACTCGGCGTGGGCGTCGCCGTTCGAGCTGGCCCTCGAGCGGGCCGCCACCACGCCGCTCCTCGTCGTGGACCTGGTCGTCGACGCCTTCTTCGCCGTCGACATCGCCGTCTCCTTCTCCGTCGCCTACTTCGACAGGCCCGCCAACCTCTTCGTCGACGACCGCAGGAAGATCGCCACGAGGTGCCTGACGCGGCCCTGGTTCGCCATGGACGTGGCGTCGACGGTCCCGTTCCACATCATCTACCGGCTGGTCAGCGGCAGGAGCACCGGGTTCAGGTACCTCAACCTTCTCCGGCTGTGGCGGCTGCGCCGCGTCAGCAAGCTCTTCGCAAGGTACCCCGGTCCCCGGCCCTCCATCGATCCCATGAATTATCATCAGTGCAGTATGAAACATACTGCATTGAAACATTCAGAAGCAGATACTTTCGTGTGAAATACTCACTATTAGTATGCTGCATTGTGATCGATCATGTTCCCTCCCTTTGCAGATTGGAGAAGGACATCAGGTTCAACTACTTCTACACCAGGGTCGTCAAGCTCATCGGCGTGACGCTGTTCGCGCTGCACTCGTCGGCGTGCATCTTCCTGTGGATGGCGTTCCACCACCGGGACAAGGAGCGCACGTGGCTGGGCAGCCAGGTGCGCGACTTCACGGACCGCAGCGTCTGGGTCGGCTACACCTGCGCGGTGTACTGGTCCATCACCACGCTCGCCACCGTCGGGTACGGCGACCTGCACGCCGTGAACCCCGGCGAGATGGCATTCGCCACCTGCTACATGCTCTTCAACCTCGGCCTCACCTCCTACATCATCGGCAACATGACCAACCTCGTCGTCCACGCCGCCACCAACACCTTCAAGATGGTACGTACGTATAGCCCGTAGGCGATGCCGGCTTGCCGGCCGGCAGCGTGAAATTACTACGTACGGCGCGCGGCGAAGTTCTTGATGATCTGATGTGCATACGCTGCTGTTGCAGAGGGACATGGTGCGGCGGGTGTCGACGTTCGGGAGCGTGAACCGGCTGCCGCGGGAGCTGAGGGAGCAGATGATGGCGAGCGCGCAGCTGAGGTTCAACACGGGGGAGGTGgtccagcagcagctgctgtccGATCTGCCCAGGGCGCTCAGGTCCGGGATCGCGCAGCACCTGTTCAGGGACACGGTCGAGCGCTGCTACCTGTTCCACGGCGTCTCCGACGGCCTCGTCGTGCAGCTGGTACTGAACGAACAGTGACATCTAGCCACCATTCGCAACCGCCGTGCTCCGAGAGACCTAGTCTAGTGGCCGTGTACTGACCCAAACAATGCAACTGGGTGAATCGCAGGTTTCAGAGATGACGGCAGAGTATTTCCCTCCGAAGGCGGACATTGTCCTGCAGAACGAGACCTCGACGGACTGCTACATCATTGTGTCCGGCGAAGTGGTAAGCACGATCTCGCGCCTGTCAGCAGCCCCCCTCCAATGATCTTCAGTTCAGATTCGTCACCTTGCTCTGAGCCTCTAACCCTGTTCGCCCTGTTCCTTCTGCTTGCCTGTGTATCAGGACGTGTTGGCGACTGCTGATGATGGAAGAGAGGAGGTAAACCACTCGAACCCCAAAGTCCATAGACACACTGAACATCGTACCCAGCCATGAGCCCATGATACTGAAGTCACTGTCTTCCTTTCTTGGATCCGTCCGACAGTTCTCATCCACTGTGTTGCCCTCTTGCAGCTTGTGATGAAGGTAGGGCCGAACGGCATGGCAGGGGAACTGGGGGTGATCTTTGGCATCCCGCAGCCGTTCACCGTCCGGAGCAGAAGGCTCACGGAGGTCGTGCGCATCGGCCAGAGCCATCTTCTGCAGATGCTCGGTGCCAACACTGCAGATGCGGACACTGTGCACGCCAATTTTGTTCAGTACCTCAAATCTCTGAAGGAACACGTTGTAGCGGACGCACCATTTTTCAGGGAGATCCTTTCCGACACGGGCCTGGTAAGTACCCAAAAAAGACTTGCTGAAGTGAAGGAGCTCGGCTCTGAAACTTGTGTGACATGTCCCATTTGTGCAGGATCAGCTCCAGAACGGCGCCATTTTTCAGAGGCAGCCGCGCAACGGCGCCGAGATCGTTCGGGACCAGGATGCCAGGCTTGGCAACGAGCAATACGAACGACGGCGATACAGACCACGAGTGGTCATCCATGATCAGTTCCCCGGTGATGGCGCCGAGAAGACTCGGAACCGTCCAGGGGGGAAGCTCATCTGCCTCCCGGAATCGCTGCAAGAGCTGATGGAAATTGCCGAGGCGAAGTTTGGGAAGGCGGTGAGGAGGGTGCTCACCGTCGACGGCGCCGAGGTGGACGACATCGCCGTGCTAAGAGACGGGGATCGCCTGGTTCTGTGTTGGTAGAAGTAGGATAGACCCACTCGCAAGCAGCTAGCAACAAGCGCGCGCAAAAGCGTTTCACAATTCACATCATCCTGTTCTCGAAATTTTACGCAAGGGGAAGAGTGAAAACAAAGTCGGATTGTGCAATTTTGATGTAAAAACTGTCCCAGAAAAATCGTACGGTAGCAGATAATTTCGTACAAAGAATGTCCAGTCACGGTGAGAGTAAAACACCGGCCCGCTGGAAAAGAATATGCAAAACCGTTGGGGAAGCACACTCCGTTAGAACACAAAGAAAAATATGCGCTTTTTTTTGTGAGCACAGGTTGAAAGCACAATTGTACATGACTACCTGAGCACCATGCAAACAAATCTGCAAAAAGGCCACTTAAGTCTCAGTGGATATGTGAAATTCAGCAGCTATAACTCGTACATGAAGGGCTACGAGCTATCAAATGCCATTATCTCGAAATCACACGTCAGTAAGCTAACAACCATACAGTAACCAAAAGAGCAGTAATATTTTGCTTAGCAGCATTGATGATGAGGACAAAACACAAAAGAGAATTACACGACAATCTGAGCAATTATAACCCAGTACATGAAGGACCAAGAGCTATCAAATGCCATTATCTCGAAATCACACGTCAGTAAGCCAATAGCCATATACAGTAACCAAAAGAGCAGTAATATTTTGCTTAGCAGCATTGATGAGGACAAAATACAAAAGAGAATTACACAACAATCTGCACCGTTGTTGGCAGATATATTCCCTGTTAATTCATTAGCTACATATCTCTTGGGATCTGAGTACTCACAATCCTAATATCAGCAGTTACAGAGTTAATCATAATCACCTGACTACCATGTGGATTCATCTATTGACATGAAAGCCCCAAACTTTTGTTCCTGAAATAACAAAGTTCAATAAGTCATCATCTGCTCCTGCTTCCAACATAAACCTTACAAGGCAGCAAATTACAATGGGCACACATTCAAGGGAACCACTTGGATACAATAAAACCACATGTTCAAAAATACAAGAGATCCtaacaaaaagaaaatggaCATGGACTTTGCTGACAACATTTCACAACATATTACCTCCGTTCTCAATATATGAAATTTAGAACAAGCTAGCTAGTTCATATTGTCAGCAAGGTCCATGCCTCAATAGTCAATACAATTGAGAACGTCATATATTTTACAATATACTACCTCCATTCTAAACGTACTGCAAAATTCTAGCTAGTGCCTGAAATATTTCACAACATACTACCTTCGTCCTAAACGTCATATATTTAAGACCAAAGGGAGTTAGCTCAATATAGAAGCCCCCCAAAAAAATTTGTTGGACTGTGATTCAACTTCCACTACGACAGGCAATACGTGAACCATTGGCGGAAACCCAGAAGTTACACCCCCCACTGGCTGCCGTAGATGCAAAAACTAAACTCCAACAAAGGCCAAAGGGCAGTGGCCATGTCAGCTCTATGCCAACTACTTCAGAATAGATATGTTGACCATTCTTTCAAATCATGGAAAACTAAGATGCAACTACCATATTAAGTCACAAGTGTTTGTGAACTTGAGCTCAAAAGCTTGACATGGAACAGGTATAGTCATCAGAACATAACAAGAGGGGCATAGGTTTCATATCACCATGTGAACGAAACAAAAGGTTGGGAGATGCCTACAAAAGATGCGTTCAAGAGCACATCTCGACTATGTTCCTCACAAAGTAACCAATTCTAAACGATAATGGAAATTTATACCCTAGTTTCCAACTGGACCAAACAGGTGAAGAGAAATAAGGATTCATGAACACCTCCATTTCTTGACATACATAACCATTTTTCTCAAAATATTTTAACAAGTTTTTCTTGACAGCAGGCAAAATATTTTTAACAAGTTTATATCTGACTTAGCAATACCTATCAATTGGAAGCTTAATTATTTAAAGAGAAACTTTTTATTAACATAGTCACTGCACAAAATAGAACCCTAAAATCGCCAATATGCATATTACCACTCAAGAAACATGTCTGGTTCTCTACATAAGCAGATACCTTTAACCTTCTCCATTACAGTACAATGACTACTGAAAGTTGCACTCATCTCTCTTTCCACAACATATAC
This genomic interval carries:
- the LOC120674944 gene encoding potassium channel KAT4-like, translating into MARPEAEGESWTLPAANNGRRGVSGELLPAFGEPFPPSVGNIINPYDCRYRWWNGFLIVLVLYSAWASPFELALERAATTPLLVVDLVVDAFFAVDIAVSFSVAYFDRPANLFVDDRRKIATRCLTRPWFAMDVASTVPFHIIYRLVSGRSTGFRYLNLLRLWRLRRVSKLFARLEKDIRFNYFYTRVVKLIGVTLFALHSSACIFLWMAFHHRDKERTWLGSQVRDFTDRSVWVGYTCAVYWSITTLATVGYGDLHAVNPGEMAFATCYMLFNLGLTSYIIGNMTNLVVHAATNTFKMRDMVRRVSTFGSVNRLPRELREQMMASAQLRFNTGEVVQQQLLSDLPRALRSGIAQHLFRDTVERCYLFHGVSDGLVVQLVSEMTAEYFPPKADIVLQNETSTDCYIIVSGEVDVLATADDGREELVMKVGPNGMAGELGVIFGIPQPFTVRSRRLTEVVRIGQSHLLQMLGANTADADTVHANFVQYLKSLKEHVVDVPFVQDQLQNGAIFQRQPRNGAEIVRDQDARLGNEQYERRRYRPRVVIHDQFPGDGAEKTRNRPGGKLICLPESLQELMEIAEAKFGKAVRRVLTVDGAEVDDIAVLRDGDRLVLCW